In a genomic window of Corvus hawaiiensis isolate bCorHaw1 chromosome Z, bCorHaw1.pri.cur, whole genome shotgun sequence:
- the SIGLEC15 gene encoding sialic acid-binding Ig-like lectin 15: MRELGLVLLCLLRISRKGVQCNGWSVHVPSDVTGELGKMAILPCTFTHPYKTFDRALTAIWRIKEPYNGTIVFKCVSQSSSELCKTAISHKSKYKLLGNPRHKDLSIRIDNLTWSDSERYFCRVELAGDIHNKYESRNGIKLHVIAAPRIINITVSSNRDHTFQARCTAEGEPVPALTWTGPLYGNPSSTSSSGHSVTKELRSLTHDGKYTCTAVNSHGRAEGALYFYKLRASDSSSFMILIFVPLGIKVLILLLMLSFTVFSREGSPSAPSSLARPQLPECTYENFDRRHGGSQTLPTGGAMPRHS; encoded by the exons atgagagagctCGGCTTGGTTCTGCTGTGCCTGCTTCGCATCTCCAGGAAGG GTGTGCAGTGCAATGGCTGGTCTGTCCACGTCCCCTCTGACGTTACTGGAGAGCTTGGGAAGATGGCTATCCTGCCCTGCACTTTCACACACCCCTACAAAACATTTGACCGGGCCCTCACGGCCATTTGGAGGATCAAGGAGCCTTACAATGGCACGATAGTCTTCAAGTGTGTGagccagagcagcagcgagCTCTGCAAGACTGCCATCAGCCACAAGAGCAAGTACAAGCTGCTGGGCAACCCCCGGCACAAGGACCTGTCCATCAGGATTGACAACCTGACCTGGAGCGACAGCGAGAGGTACTTCTGCCGGGTGGAGCTGGCCGGAGACATCCACAACAAGTATGAGAGCAGGAATGGGATAAAGCTGCATGTGATTG CCGCCCCCAGGATCATTAACATCACGGTCAGCTCCAACAGGGACCACACCTTCCAGGCCCGCTGCACGGCCGAGGGGGAGCCAGTGCCCGCCCTGACCTGGACCGGACCCCTCTACGGCAACCCCAgctccaccagcagctccggCCACAGCGTCACCAAGGAGCTGCGGTCCCTGACCCACGACGGGAAATACACCTGCACTGCTGTCAACAGCCACGGCAGGGCAGAGGGGGCCCTCTACTTCTACAAACTCAGAGCCTCCGACAGCTCCTCCTTCATGATCCTGATCTTTGTGCCGCTGGGAATCAAGGTGCTCATTTTGCTGTTGATGCTGAGCTTCACCGTTTTCTCCAGAGAAG GTTCCCCCTctgctccatccagcctggccag GCCACAGCTGCCAGAGTGCACCTACGAGAACTTTGACCGCAGACACGGCGGCAGCCAGACCCTGCCCACAGGAGGGGCCATGCCGAGGCACAGCTGA